Sequence from the Mycolicibacterium fluoranthenivorans genome:
GATCTGGTCGGGGCGAGTCCGGACGGGGTGGTGCTGGGTGCCGACCGGTCCGTGCTGTTGACCCTGTTGTCGGATGCGGCCTCGTCCCGGGTGGGGCTGGGGTACGAGGTGGTGCTGACGCGCCTGGATGACGAGGCGAACATCTCGCCGTGGTTGCGCGCGGCGAACCGGTATGGCGCCAAGGTCAAATGGGCCGAGGTCGATGTCGAGACCGGTGAGCTGCCCGGATGGCAGTGGGAGAACCTGATCACCAAGCCGACCCGGTTGGTGGCCATCACGTCGGCGTCCTCGACGCTGGGCACCCTCACCGACCTGGAACCGGTCACCAAGCTGGTGCACGCCAACAACGGGCTGGTCATCGTCGACCACTCCGCGGCGGCACCGTACCGGCTGATCGACATCGACGATATCGATGCCGACGTCCTGGCCCTGAACGCCGTCGCCTGGGGCGGACCGCCGATCGGCGCGTTGGTGTTCCGCGATCCGTCGGTGATCGACATGTTCAGCTCGGTGTCGCTGGATCCACACGCCACGGGCCCGGCTCGGCTGGAGATGGGCAACCATCAGTTCGGGTTGCTCGCCGGAGTGGTGGCCAGCATCGAATACCTGGCCTCGCTCGACGAGGCCGCGCAGGGCACCAGGCGCGAAAGACTCGGGGTGTCGATGGAGTCCGCGGCGGCCTACATGGACCGGCTGTTCGGCTACCTGCTGGCGTCGTTGCGCTCACTGCCGCTGGTGATGGTGCTGGGCAGCCCGGCCGAGCGCATCCCGGTGCTCAGCTTCGCGGTGCAGGGCGTGCCCGCGGAGCGGGTGCTGCAGCGACTCGCCGACAATGGCGTGCTGGCGTCGATCGATCCGAACTCGCGCGTGCTCGACCTCATCGGGGTGAGCGATGTCGGTGGTGCGGTCACCGTCGGATTGGCCCCGTACACGACGACGGCCGAGGTCGACCAGTTGGTCCGGGCGCTCGCCTCCCTAGGTTAAGACACCCGCAGCAACACCTTGCCGTGCACCTCGCCGGCGGCCAGTAGCGCATGGGCCCGTGCGGCCTCTTCGATCGGCAGCTCGGCGCCGATGATCGGCTTGACCTTGCCCGCGCCGATCAACGGCCACACGTTGGCGACCACCGCATCGACGATCGCGCCCTTGCCGTCGGGCCCGTCGAGCGGCCGGGACCGCAGCGCGGTCGCGATCACCCCGGCTCGCTTGCTCAGCAGCTTGCCGAGGTTGAGCTCGGCCTTGATCCCGCCCTGCATGCCGATGACGATGAGCCGGCCGCCGTCGGCGAGGGCGTCGATGTTCCGGTCCAGGTACTTCGCCCCCATGATGTCGAGGATCACCTCGGCTCCACCCGCGGCGCGCACCCGCTCGACAAAATCCTCCTCGCGGTAGTTGATGGTGATGTCGGCCCCGAGGTCCGCGCACACCGCCAGCTTCTCCGCGGAGCCGGCGGTCACGGCGACATGGCTGCCCAATGCGTGGGCAACCTGGATGGCATGCGTGCCGATACCGCTGGCGCCGCCGTGCACGAGCAGAAGCCGGCCCGGATCGAGATGGGCCGTCATCATCAGATTCGACCAGACTGTGCACGCCACCTCCGGAAGTGCGGCGGCCTCGTGCAGCCCGACGCCGTCGGGAACCGGCATCACCTGCTCGACCGGAACCGCCACGTACTCGGCATAGCCGCCGCCGGCCAGCAACGCGCATACCGGTTGCCCGACGGACCACTCGGTGACTTCGCTGCCCACTTCGGCGATCGTCCCGGACACCTCGAGCCCGAGTGTGTCGCTGGCGCCGGGAGGGGGCGGGTAGTTACCGGAAGCCTGCAGAAGATCGGCTCGATTCACGCCGGCGGCGGCCACGCGGATCACAACTTGACGGGTGTGAGCTGCGACGTCGGGAACTACTTGCATTGTCATACGTTCGGTTGAAACTGCAACGATGGCGCGCATTCGGACAACGTTACTTGTACCGAGAGCCTTACGATGACGCGATGGAGGGCACAATCGCCGGGCGGACAGCCAGCACGATGCCGGGTCTGGATATCGCTGAGCAGAGATCCTGGCAAAACTTCCTGGACTCCGCGCTCCGGCTTTACGCGACGTTGAATCGTTCCCTGGTGGACGCGCATCGGCTGACGCTCAACGACGTGCGTCTGCTCGACATCCTGGACCGTTCGACGACAGGTTCCGCGCGGATGGGCGACCTGGCGGAGAACCTGATGTCACTGCCCAGCAGGGTCACCCGGCAGATCCACCGTCTGGAGAAGCTCAAACTGGTCCAGCGGGTGGCCAGCCCGGAAGACGGCCGAGGGGTGCTCGCCACGATCACCGACGACGGGCGGGCGCTGCTCAAGGAAGCGTTGGAAACCTACGGTGACGGGGTGCGCACGCACTACCTGGGCCGGCTGTCGCGGCCGCAGATGGCTGCGGTGGGGGAGAACTGCCGCCGGATCAGCGCCGGCCTGCAGTCGGATGCGCCGCCCGCGAGGCTCGGCCGGGTCTAGACCCTTTACGCTTATCGGCGGTGGCGTGGCAGAGCGGCCTAATGCACTCGCCTTGAAAGCGAGAGTCGGCTAACACCGACCGGGGGTTCAAATCCCTCCGCCACCGCCACACTCTGCGGATCTCCGGGCTCATCGCCGAATAATGTAACGCGCGTCAATTAGTAGGGGATAATCGCGGCATGCCCAAGAAGTTTGCAGCGACCCTGCTCAGTATTGCCGCCCTGTCCGCAGTGCCCGCGGCGGTCGCCCCCATGGCCCAAGCCGATGTGTGCGGCGACGTCGGAGGCCGGCACGTCAGCGTCGGTGGCTGCACCCCGGGCATCGCCGGTGAC
This genomic interval carries:
- a CDS encoding NAD(P)H-quinone oxidoreductase encodes the protein MRAIVAVSTERMTMQVVPDVAAHTRQVVIRVAAAGVNRADLLQASGNYPPPPGASDTLGLEVSGTIAEVGSEVTEWSVGQPVCALLAGGGYAEYVAVPVEQVMPVPDGVGLHEAAALPEVACTVWSNLMMTAHLDPGRLLLVHGGASGIGTHAIQVAHALGSHVAVTAGSAEKLAVCADLGADITINYREEDFVERVRAAGGAEVILDIMGAKYLDRNIDALADGGRLIVIGMQGGIKAELNLGKLLSKRAGVIATALRSRPLDGPDGKGAIVDAVVANVWPLIGAGKVKPIIGAELPIEEAARAHALLAAGEVHGKVLLRVS
- a CDS encoding cysteine desulfurase-like protein yields the protein MAYDVARVRGLHPSLGDGWVHFDAPDGMLLPDSVSTTVSTAFRGSMPIASGPHPSARRSATVLAAARQAIADLVGASPDGVVLGADRSVLLTLLSDAASSRVGLGYEVVLTRLDDEANISPWLRAANRYGAKVKWAEVDVETGELPGWQWENLITKPTRLVAITSASSTLGTLTDLEPVTKLVHANNGLVIVDHSAAAPYRLIDIDDIDADVLALNAVAWGGPPIGALVFRDPSVIDMFSSVSLDPHATGPARLEMGNHQFGLLAGVVASIEYLASLDEAAQGTRRERLGVSMESAAAYMDRLFGYLLASLRSLPLVMVLGSPAERIPVLSFAVQGVPAERVLQRLADNGVLASIDPNSRVLDLIGVSDVGGAVTVGLAPYTTTAEVDQLVRALASLG
- a CDS encoding MarR family winged helix-turn-helix transcriptional regulator, giving the protein MEGTIAGRTASTMPGLDIAEQRSWQNFLDSALRLYATLNRSLVDAHRLTLNDVRLLDILDRSTTGSARMGDLAENLMSLPSRVTRQIHRLEKLKLVQRVASPEDGRGVLATITDDGRALLKEALETYGDGVRTHYLGRLSRPQMAAVGENCRRISAGLQSDAPPARLGRV